A part of Chloroflexota bacterium genomic DNA contains:
- a CDS encoding DNA polymerase III subunit alpha, whose translation MSFVHLHVHSTYSILDGFSQIKPLVNRAKELGMPAVALTDHGTMFGTVEFFDTANAAGIKPIIGLETYLAPRRMTDRDSQRDKRAAHLLLLAENMTGYQNLLKIASASQLEGFYYRPRIDHDFLAKHNEGLIVTSGCLSGEIPRALHNDDLQGAEKKLRWYLDVFGEDRFFIELQSHKIPGLAQTNQRLVNLGNQYKLPFIAANDVHYVNQEDARLQDVLLAIQTGSLLSDPKRMRMDDDSYYLRSIEEMQALFGHIPGALENTVRIAERCEVDLNPTGYHLPLFTVPDGFTTQSYLRHICDEGLKRIYGDNASDPKIQERLNYELDVIHDMGFDAYFLIVWDLCIHAKEKGIWYNARGSAAGSLVAYAMDINMIDPLEHELMFERFLQKGRVNMPDIDLDFQDDRRAEMMQYCAVKYGEDKVAQIITFGTMGARGSIRDVGRVMDIPISEVDKVAKTIPAIPGKPVTIQETLESSEEMQQLYNAANFYKELIDTASKMEGTVRNAGTHAAGVIITDKPIVEYVPLHRPTSQSDDNPVNTVTQYEMSVVDHLGLLKVDFLGLTTLTIMSRACDLIKARHGVSLDLGTIPTDESEIYDFISQGHTTGLFQLEGTGMTRYITEMQPRELAHVIAMIALYRPGPMQFIPDYINRLHGKEKPTYRHPAMEPIFKDTFGIPIYQEQIMQAAMKLAGYEARDADSLRKAIAKKKIKQIEMHRQKFIDGAQKHTGMSQENAEQIFTDWEEFARYGFNKSHAADYGVIAVQTGYLKYHYPVEYMTALLSAWKNDSDKVATYVADCRAMGIEVLPPDVNTSGYDFTIEDYNDRPSAIRFGLGAIKNVGQNPVDLIMAASKEGPFTDLTDFAKRVDLRQVGKRPMECLIKVGGLDRFGSRQILLQELERIMAVSTSAFRAKECGQMSFFEASDAMSDEIILPEPVYNNQREELNWERELLGLYVSNHPLRPYQDYLTKRVTHFSHQLAEVSDKNKVRVAGMVDRFRQHTTKNGKSMGFVTLEDVYGKFDLVIFPKAWEMYYPLIEMDSVLIAEGRVDSAQGDPKILVDKLVPVRLDELDAMPASQPAAPPQPEASAADLAEDFLDEYLPDIPFGDLDLPENGAEDTEPVVDEVEEAEEVEGEAEEPVAEVVKPAPEPTAETQANPPANDPPAPSLEASKPVQTEDDTLDWEPSIPMPDFGPDLDFENQLQASPGTTPAPKTFTVPTGPSMTAQASVQTTTDVMVQERPEPSPYYMVRPPLQKPEALPKPNQQPRCITITIHSCGDKCQDVNRLRRIHDILISRPGRDTFAFRVREKGYLFEINFPNVTTGLTEPLISLLEGMMGPNNIDIIYLE comes from the coding sequence ATGTCATTTGTCCATCTTCATGTGCACTCCACATATTCGATTCTTGATGGGTTTAGCCAGATCAAACCCCTGGTGAATCGCGCCAAGGAACTCGGTATGCCAGCAGTGGCCCTGACCGATCATGGCACAATGTTCGGAACGGTGGAGTTTTTTGATACTGCCAACGCCGCAGGGATCAAGCCGATCATCGGGTTGGAGACCTATCTGGCGCCTCGCAGGATGACGGACCGGGATTCGCAACGCGATAAACGGGCCGCCCACCTCCTGCTGCTGGCAGAGAACATGACAGGCTACCAAAACCTGCTCAAGATCGCTTCCGCTTCCCAGTTGGAAGGTTTCTACTATCGTCCCCGCATCGACCATGACTTTCTCGCCAAGCACAACGAAGGCCTGATCGTCACTTCCGGGTGCCTCTCCGGTGAAATCCCCCGCGCCCTTCATAACGATGACCTGCAGGGAGCGGAAAAGAAGCTCAGATGGTACCTGGATGTGTTTGGAGAGGACCGCTTCTTCATTGAGCTTCAATCGCATAAGATCCCTGGCCTGGCGCAGACCAATCAACGCTTGGTGAACCTGGGTAATCAATACAAGCTGCCTTTCATCGCCGCCAATGACGTCCATTACGTCAATCAGGAAGATGCCCGTTTGCAGGATGTCCTGCTGGCCATTCAAACCGGCAGCCTGCTTTCGGACCCCAAGCGGATGCGCATGGATGACGATTCCTATTACCTGCGCTCCATCGAGGAAATGCAAGCACTCTTCGGTCATATTCCCGGCGCACTTGAGAACACGGTTCGCATTGCAGAACGCTGTGAGGTAGACCTCAACCCAACCGGCTACCATTTGCCGCTCTTCACCGTGCCGGATGGCTTCACCACCCAGTCCTACCTGCGGCATATCTGCGATGAAGGCTTGAAACGAATTTATGGCGACAACGCCAGCGATCCGAAAATTCAGGAACGACTCAATTATGAGTTGGACGTGATCCACGACATGGGCTTTGACGCCTACTTCCTGATCGTGTGGGACCTCTGTATCCACGCCAAGGAAAAGGGCATCTGGTACAACGCCCGTGGGTCCGCCGCTGGATCATTGGTCGCCTACGCGATGGATATCAACATGATCGACCCCCTCGAACATGAACTGATGTTCGAGCGCTTCCTTCAAAAGGGCCGGGTCAACATGCCTGATATCGACCTCGACTTTCAGGATGACCGCCGGGCGGAAATGATGCAATATTGCGCCGTGAAATACGGTGAGGATAAAGTCGCACAGATCATCACCTTTGGCACCATGGGCGCTCGCGGCTCAATCCGCGACGTGGGCCGGGTGATGGATATTCCCATCTCCGAAGTGGATAAAGTCGCCAAGACGATCCCCGCCATTCCCGGCAAACCCGTGACCATTCAGGAAACCCTGGAATCCTCGGAAGAGATGCAGCAGCTCTATAACGCTGCGAATTTCTATAAAGAACTGATTGACACCGCCAGCAAGATGGAAGGCACCGTCCGCAACGCGGGAACGCATGCTGCCGGCGTGATCATCACCGATAAACCCATCGTCGAATACGTCCCGCTTCACAGGCCCACCAGCCAATCAGACGACAACCCGGTCAACACCGTCACCCAATATGAAATGTCCGTGGTGGATCACCTCGGTCTGCTGAAAGTGGACTTCCTGGGTTTGACCACCCTGACCATTATGTCCCGAGCCTGTGACCTGATCAAAGCCCGGCATGGCGTCAGCCTGGACCTTGGCACCATCCCAACGGACGAGTCAGAAATTTACGATTTCATCAGTCAGGGACATACCACCGGCCTGTTCCAATTGGAAGGTACGGGGATGACCCGTTATATCACCGAAATGCAGCCCAGGGAGCTGGCGCATGTGATCGCGATGATCGCACTCTATCGCCCTGGCCCTATGCAGTTCATCCCGGATTACATCAACCGCTTGCATGGCAAGGAAAAACCGACCTATCGCCACCCTGCCATGGAACCGATCTTCAAAGATACATTCGGCATCCCGATTTATCAGGAACAGATCATGCAGGCAGCCATGAAGCTGGCCGGCTATGAGGCGCGGGATGCGGACAGTCTGCGGAAAGCGATCGCCAAAAAGAAAATTAAACAAATTGAGATGCACCGCCAGAAATTCATCGATGGCGCGCAAAAGCATACGGGGATGAGCCAGGAAAATGCGGAGCAAATCTTCACCGATTGGGAAGAATTCGCCCGTTACGGTTTCAATAAAAGCCACGCCGCCGATTATGGCGTGATCGCCGTGCAGACCGGCTATCTCAAATACCACTACCCGGTCGAATACATGACTGCCCTGCTCTCGGCCTGGAAGAACGACTCCGACAAGGTCGCCACCTATGTGGCGGACTGCCGGGCGATGGGGATTGAAGTCCTGCCGCCGGATGTGAACACCAGCGGTTATGACTTCACCATCGAAGACTACAACGACCGCCCCTCAGCCATCCGATTTGGCCTGGGTGCAATCAAGAACGTCGGTCAAAACCCCGTTGACCTGATCATGGCGGCCAGCAAAGAAGGCCCTTTCACCGATCTGACTGATTTTGCCAAGCGCGTGGACTTGCGTCAGGTGGGCAAACGGCCCATGGAATGCCTGATCAAAGTAGGTGGGCTGGATCGTTTCGGCTCCCGCCAGATCCTGCTGCAGGAACTGGAAAGGATCATGGCCGTAAGCACCAGCGCTTTCCGGGCAAAAGAATGTGGGCAAATGTCATTCTTTGAAGCATCAGATGCCATGAGCGATGAAATCATCCTGCCGGAACCCGTTTACAACAATCAACGTGAAGAACTGAACTGGGAGCGGGAACTCCTCGGACTTTATGTCTCCAACCACCCCCTGCGTCCCTATCAGGACTACCTCACCAAAAGGGTGACCCATTTTTCCCATCAGCTCGCCGAAGTGAGCGATAAGAACAAGGTTCGGGTCGCTGGCATGGTGGACCGGTTCCGCCAACACACCACCAAAAACGGTAAAAGCATGGGCTTTGTCACCCTTGAGGATGTCTATGGCAAGTTTGATCTGGTCATCTTCCCCAAAGCCTGGGAAATGTATTACCCCCTGATCGAAATGGACAGCGTTCTGATTGCGGAAGGCCGAGTGGATAGCGCTCAGGGTGATCCCAAGATTCTGGTCGATAAACTGGTGCCGGTGCGCCTGGACGAGTTGGATGCAATGCCCGCCAGCCAGCCTGCAGCGCCTCCCCAACCTGAAGCCAGCGCTGCCGATCTTGCCGAAGATTTCCTGGACGAATACCTCCCGGACATCCCCTTTGGTGATCTCGACCTGCCCGAAAATGGCGCTGAAGATACAGAGCCTGTGGTGGATGAAGTTGAAGAGGCTGAAGAAGTCGAAGGTGAAGCGGAAGAACCAGTTGCTGAAGTTGTGAAGCCCGCACCAGAACCCACTGCTGAAACACAAGCCAACCCACCCGCTAATGACCCACCTGCTCCTTCACTGGAAGCATCAAAACCCGTCCAAACTGAAGATGACACACTGGACTGGGAGCCCTCCATCCCCATGCCGGATTTTGGCCCGGACCTGGATTTTGAAAACCAGCTTCAGGCCTCACCCGGCACAACCCCGGCCCCAAAGACCTTTACCGTCCCCACAGGGCCATCCATGACCGCTCAAGCCAGTGTTCAGACTACGACCGATGTCATGGTCCAGGAACGCCCGGAGCCTTCGCCATATTACATGGTACGGCCGCCACTGCAAAAACCAGAAGCGCTGCCCAAGCCCAACCAGCAGCCCCGCTGTATCACCATCACCATCCACTCCTGCGGCGATAAGTGCCAGGATGTGAACCGGCTGCGCCGGATCCACGATATTCTGATCTCCCGCCCGGGACGGGACACCTTTGCTTTCCGGGTGCGTGAGAAGGGTTATCTCTTCGAAATCAACTTCCCAAATGTCACCACCGGGCTTACCGAACCGCTGATCAGCCTTTTGGAAGGCATGATGGGGCCAAACAATATCGACATTATCTATCTGGAATAA
- a CDS encoding ribonuclease J has product MSNSKILRIIPIGGLGEVGKNMTLYEYGKDVIIVDAGLMFPENDMIGIDYIIPDFTDIIKSKRDRIRGIIITHGHEDHTGAIQHLLDEVQAPIYATPLTCGLIEGKLKRNSPSTKAELNRINAGDKIQLGAFNIEFFHVCHSIPDSVGLGIETPGGLIVHTSDYKLDHTPVDNWPTDYAKLADFANRGVLALLSDSTNSTQPGWTKSERVIDAALDKVMQEAEGRVLVATFASLISRMQQVADAAKRNGRKIAFTGRSMVDNFKIASELGYVDIPDRLVVSMEKSLSMPDNQVVLMVTGSQGEPRSILGRLANGTNHKFDVREGDTIVLSSHPIPGNEESVYRTINNLFRRGANVIYESIAPVHVSGHASEEEIKLLLNLVQPKYVIPMHGELRMLKQAAKLAEQVGIAKDHIEVVENGQVIEFVNGEMRLGKRLPGGYIFVDGSGVGDVDQDIVRERDTLGRDGVLMVRVDVDDKNGQLKGEPEITTRGFMLEDEFESIHKGLKNRLKATVKKSNGNGTLEKEILGAVKSYIFSETKRNPYIFVATNRK; this is encoded by the coding sequence ATGAGTAACAGCAAAATATTAAGAATTATCCCTATCGGGGGATTGGGTGAAGTTGGGAAGAACATGACCCTCTACGAATATGGCAAAGATGTCATCATCGTGGATGCGGGTCTGATGTTCCCTGAAAATGACATGATCGGGATTGACTATATCATCCCGGATTTCACAGACATCATCAAATCCAAAAGAGACCGCATCCGCGGGATCATCATTACCCACGGTCATGAAGACCACACCGGCGCCATCCAGCACCTTTTGGATGAGGTGCAGGCACCGATCTATGCCACACCGCTGACCTGCGGTTTGATTGAAGGCAAACTAAAACGAAACAGTCCCAGCACCAAAGCGGAGCTGAACCGAATCAACGCGGGTGACAAGATCCAACTTGGCGCGTTCAACATTGAATTCTTCCATGTCTGCCACTCCATCCCGGATTCTGTCGGGCTGGGGATTGAAACCCCTGGCGGACTGATCGTTCACACCTCCGACTATAAGTTGGACCACACCCCGGTGGATAATTGGCCCACCGACTATGCCAAGCTGGCGGATTTCGCCAATCGAGGCGTTTTAGCCCTGCTCTCCGATTCAACCAATTCCACCCAACCTGGCTGGACCAAATCCGAGCGCGTCATTGACGCCGCCTTGGATAAGGTCATGCAGGAAGCGGAAGGCCGCGTGCTCGTGGCCACGTTTGCCTCGCTGATCTCCCGCATGCAGCAGGTAGCCGATGCCGCCAAGCGTAATGGGCGCAAGATCGCCTTCACCGGACGCAGCATGGTGGATAACTTCAAAATCGCCAGCGAACTGGGCTACGTGGATATTCCCGACCGGCTCGTGGTTTCTATGGAAAAATCCCTTTCGATGCCAGACAATCAGGTTGTCCTGATGGTGACCGGCTCACAGGGTGAACCCCGTTCGATCCTCGGACGGTTGGCGAATGGCACCAACCACAAATTCGATGTACGGGAGGGCGACACAATCGTGCTCTCATCGCATCCGATTCCCGGCAACGAAGAATCCGTCTACCGGACAATCAACAACCTCTTCCGCCGCGGCGCTAATGTGATCTACGAATCGATCGCCCCAGTGCATGTCTCCGGACACGCCAGCGAAGAGGAGATCAAATTGCTCCTCAACCTGGTTCAACCGAAATACGTGATACCAATGCATGGCGAGCTGCGGATGCTGAAACAAGCCGCCAAACTCGCTGAACAAGTCGGCATTGCGAAGGATCACATTGAAGTGGTTGAAAATGGCCAGGTGATCGAGTTCGTCAATGGCGAAATGAGACTGGGCAAACGTCTACCCGGCGGCTATATCTTTGTAGATGGCAGCGGCGTGGGTGATGTCGATCAGGACATCGTCCGTGAACGTGACACCCTCGGACGCGATGGCGTTCTTATGGTCCGCGTGGACGTGGATGACAAGAACGGTCAGCTGAAAGGTGAACCTGAAATCACCACCCGCGGTTTCATGCTGGAAGACGAGTTCGAATCGATCCATAAAGGATTGAAGAACCGCCTGAAAGCCACGGTCAAGAAATCGAATGGCAATGGCACCCTGGAAAAAGAAATCCTGGGCGCTGTCAAATCCTATATCTTCTCAGAGACCAAACGAAACCCTTATATCTTCGTGGCGACCAACCGCAAATAA
- a CDS encoding DUF1508 domain-containing protein: protein MEKFEIRRASNNQYYWVFVAANGEDICNSETYTAKQSAINSITLVKEKAKTAPIIDKS from the coding sequence ATGGAAAAATTTGAGATTAGACGGGCCTCGAACAATCAATATTATTGGGTATTTGTGGCTGCAAACGGTGAAGACATCTGCAACAGTGAAACATACACAGCAAAACAAAGCGCCATAAATTCAATTACTCTTGTTAAGGAAAAAGCGAAAACCGCGCCAATAATTGACAAATCCTAG
- a CDS encoding GNAT family N-acetyltransferase — protein sequence MDKPSPSQLKYNPQSLNIRSVRETDLHALEWDGEYQKFRRMYAQLFRQSQQQKILMWLVEIPLQEIIGQAFVMLSSGERDAADGFTRAYIFAFRVKSHWRNQGIGSYLMDYVEKDLFEKGFRYVTLNVAKENPDARRLYERLGYKVIGSKPGIWSYQDENGKIQRVNEPAWRMMKRIQSA from the coding sequence TTGGACAAACCTTCTCCTTCCCAACTTAAATACAACCCGCAATCGCTCAATATCCGATCGGTGCGGGAAACTGACCTGCACGCCCTGGAATGGGATGGCGAATATCAGAAATTTCGCAGGATGTACGCCCAACTGTTCAGACAGAGCCAGCAGCAGAAAATCTTGATGTGGTTGGTCGAAATTCCCCTGCAGGAGATTATCGGGCAGGCATTTGTGATGTTGAGCAGCGGGGAAAGGGATGCCGCCGATGGTTTCACCCGGGCCTATATCTTCGCATTCCGGGTCAAATCCCATTGGCGAAACCAGGGGATTGGGTCCTATTTGATGGACTATGTCGAAAAAGACTTATTTGAAAAAGGATTCCGCTATGTAACATTGAATGTTGCCAAAGAGAACCCTGATGCGCGCCGGCTCTATGAGCGGCTTGGCTATAAGGTGATCGGGTCAAAACCTGGGATATGGTCCTACCAGGATGAAAACGGCAAAATCCAGCGCGTTAATGAACCCGCCTGGCGGATGATGAAACGGATCCAGTCCGCTTAG
- a CDS encoding CBS domain-containing protein: MKVILTHEQADMDALASLLGAWLLHPDALPVLPRAINRNGRRFIKRYDDQLPFIEQKDLPKEEITEILLVDTQSLITLKGMGEQTKVVIYDHHPLREDINPAWELHMTQSGANTSHLVALIQDKGLTLTPVQANVLAMGLYEDTGAFTYGSTTPDDLTAASFCLTQGADPDILSHYLYPPLSKSQRELYDRLLRAVETTNVEGQTILTAKANALDVKDEISSVAHKLRDVLNPDALLLLVATTQGIRLVARATNDRVDVSAIAEELGGGGHKRAASALIRPEGHLDEAQTLQFLDEQYQRLISGLSKHIPSQASVGGIMSRDPLLLSPETPAKEANRLMQRYGYEGYPVVADGKVVGLLNRREVDRTISHGLDLNVGSLMTAGTVQITPDAPLEELQSLMGSTGWGQVPVVNHDGEVIGIVTRTDLIKTLSAKPDIPEQEAIVKMLGQAIPPARLALLQALADEAGNVNLPIYVVGGFVRDLLLNRPSLDFDIVVEGDAIFFANQLAANWGGRVVVHRRFGTAKWEINGVREKLLAQLDSDQQSDPALLPESLDLITARTEFYEQPAALPTVESSSIKMDLHRRDFTINTLALRLDGEHFGQIYDYWGGLSDLHKGQIRVLHALSFVDDATRLLRGVRFEQRFGFEIEPRTLSLMAESLPLLDKLTGARIRHEINLILAEPKASLMLRRLSELGILNAIHPELSWDETLQHNLGLVELTEIDPAWELPAQLDNLSLIQVLRWQVWLGKLPQSAIHSIASRLRFKSNLKKLLLATSRLIHALPELDQAKPSQVAHLCAEAPRLAIYAAHQSTQDEGIKTLLWNYASQWAAIEPVTTGNDLKAMGLAPSPAFSDILSALRDAWLDGKIHTPEQEQALAEKLVAEAKLT, translated from the coding sequence ATGAAAGTGATATTGACGCACGAACAAGCGGATATGGATGCCCTGGCATCCCTGCTGGGCGCCTGGCTGTTACATCCGGATGCCCTGCCCGTCTTGCCGCGCGCTATCAACCGCAATGGCCGCCGCTTCATCAAGCGCTATGACGATCAACTCCCCTTTATTGAACAAAAAGACCTGCCTAAAGAGGAGATCACTGAGATCCTTCTGGTGGATACTCAATCGCTGATCACATTGAAGGGCATGGGTGAACAAACCAAAGTCGTCATCTATGACCACCACCCCCTGCGGGAGGACATCAACCCTGCCTGGGAACTGCACATGACGCAGTCCGGCGCCAACACCAGCCACCTTGTGGCGCTGATCCAAGATAAGGGGCTGACCCTGACACCCGTCCAGGCCAACGTCCTGGCAATGGGCCTCTATGAAGACACCGGGGCCTTTACCTATGGCTCCACCACCCCCGATGACCTCACGGCAGCAAGTTTCTGCCTGACCCAAGGCGCGGACCCGGACATCCTCAGCCACTACCTCTACCCCCCGCTCTCCAAATCGCAGCGCGAGCTCTATGACCGCCTGCTCAGGGCTGTCGAAACCACCAACGTGGAGGGACAGACCATCCTGACCGCTAAAGCCAACGCTTTGGATGTGAAAGATGAAATTTCCAGCGTGGCGCATAAGCTGCGTGATGTGCTCAACCCGGACGCCTTGTTATTGCTGGTGGCAACCACCCAGGGTATCCGTCTGGTGGCCCGCGCCACCAATGATCGAGTGGATGTGTCCGCGATTGCCGAAGAACTGGGCGGCGGTGGGCACAAACGGGCCGCTTCGGCCCTGATCCGTCCGGAGGGGCACTTGGATGAGGCCCAGACCCTCCAATTCCTCGATGAACAATATCAGCGGCTGATCAGTGGGCTGAGCAAACACATCCCCTCCCAGGCTTCTGTCGGCGGGATCATGAGCCGCGATCCTCTACTCCTCTCCCCCGAGACGCCGGCCAAGGAGGCCAACCGTCTGATGCAGCGTTATGGCTATGAAGGCTATCCCGTTGTGGCAGATGGCAAGGTCGTGGGCCTGCTCAATCGCCGAGAAGTGGACCGGACGATCAGTCACGGGCTGGACCTCAATGTCGGCAGTCTGATGACTGCCGGGACGGTGCAGATCACCCCGGATGCGCCCTTGGAAGAACTACAGTCCCTGATGGGCAGCACGGGCTGGGGTCAGGTGCCGGTGGTCAATCACGATGGTGAAGTGATCGGTATCGTCACCCGGACCGACCTGATCAAGACCCTGTCTGCCAAGCCCGACATCCCCGAACAAGAAGCCATCGTGAAAATGCTGGGTCAGGCCATTCCCCCTGCCCGGCTGGCACTGCTGCAAGCCCTGGCCGATGAGGCCGGGAATGTTAATTTACCGATATATGTCGTGGGCGGTTTCGTGCGAGACTTATTGCTCAATCGTCCCAGCCTCGATTTTGACATCGTGGTGGAAGGCGATGCGATCTTCTTCGCCAACCAGCTGGCAGCCAACTGGGGCGGGCGCGTGGTGGTCCACCGGCGTTTTGGGACCGCCAAATGGGAAATCAACGGCGTTCGTGAGAAATTATTAGCCCAATTGGATTCAGATCAGCAAAGTGATCCAGCTCTGCTGCCTGAAAGCCTCGACCTGATCACCGCTCGGACGGAATTCTATGAACAGCCGGCAGCCTTGCCCACCGTGGAAAGCAGCAGCATCAAGATGGACCTCCACCGCCGGGACTTCACAATTAACACCCTCGCCCTGCGGCTGGACGGTGAGCATTTCGGTCAGATCTATGATTACTGGGGCGGACTGAGCGACCTGCACAAAGGACAAATCCGAGTCCTGCATGCGCTCTCGTTTGTCGATGACGCCACCCGCCTGCTGCGAGGGGTCCGCTTCGAACAGCGGTTCGGGTTTGAAATTGAGCCCCGCACCTTGAGCTTGATGGCGGAAAGTTTACCGCTGCTGGATAAACTGACCGGCGCCCGCATCCGCCATGAGATCAACCTGATCCTGGCGGAACCCAAGGCATCCCTGATGCTGCGACGTCTTTCGGAGCTGGGCATTCTAAACGCGATCCATCCTGAGTTGTCCTGGGACGAAACCCTGCAGCACAACCTGGGCCTGGTGGAACTCACAGAGATTGACCCGGCCTGGGAACTGCCCGCACAGCTGGACAACCTCAGCCTGATCCAGGTCCTCCGCTGGCAGGTCTGGCTCGGGAAGCTGCCGCAGAGCGCCATCCATTCGATTGCCTCCCGGCTGCGGTTTAAATCCAACCTGAAAAAATTGCTCCTGGCCACCAGCCGGCTGATCCATGCCCTGCCGGAGCTGGACCAGGCCAAACCCAGCCAGGTTGCGCACCTCTGTGCTGAGGCGCCCCGCCTGGCGATCTATGCCGCCCACCAATCCACGCAGGATGAAGGTATTAAAACCCTGTTGTGGAATTACGCCAGCCAGTGGGCCGCAATCGAACCGGTCACCACCGGAAACGACCTCAAAGCGATGGGGCTAGCACCATCACCTGCCTTCAGCGACATACTCAGCGCGTTGCGGGATGCCTGGCTGGACGGCAAGATCCACACCCCAGAGCAGGAACAGGCGCTCGCCGAGAAATTAGTCGCCGAGGCCAAACTCACCTAA
- a CDS encoding serine hydrolase, whose protein sequence is MKSKTLWWILGAVGIFFFISSLTITIVEYSRFKGQSSNFPTGSTIAGVPVGGLDAATAVTRVEEVYSLPLDLVIADHTIAANPADLGFEMDAFSLVQTALNEVQTGGYWSSLWNRASSEAVTVPLEATVNSETLRAYLSNEIEPRYTQAGTPLSPIANTTNFALSTTGNGLDLDQSVTDITAALLDPDIHQVTLSVTNAATGSLDWSALEAFLKHNIEWTGFDGLVEVYVQSMENGQTLHFATWDGVDVTPNIATTGASTIKVPIIISLFRHLDEPTPDVVIGLMEEMIINSENAAADTLMQYYLDEDRGPLIVTEDMEALGMESTFLAGYFYYDAPLLRWIDTPANTRTDIDLDPDLYNQITVGELGTLMTGIYHCAADGSGLLTETFPGEITQSECQTIVSILSELKPLQFIDTTLPPEATVADKYGYVIELDGLLHSITDAAIIYTPDADFVIVLSVYQSDWLYEVNGARVIGRLAQTVYNFFNPNNQAYWWLD, encoded by the coding sequence ATGAAATCCAAAACCTTATGGTGGATTTTGGGCGCGGTGGGGATCTTTTTCTTCATCAGCAGCCTGACCATCACCATCGTTGAATATTCCCGCTTCAAGGGCCAATCCTCCAACTTCCCAACCGGCAGCACCATTGCCGGAGTGCCGGTGGGCGGGTTGGATGCCGCCACGGCGGTCACCCGAGTGGAAGAAGTCTACAGCCTGCCTTTGGACCTGGTTATCGCAGATCACACCATTGCAGCTAACCCCGCTGACCTGGGATTTGAGATGGATGCTTTCTCTCTCGTCCAAACTGCACTGAACGAAGTTCAGACCGGCGGCTACTGGTCGTCCCTTTGGAACCGGGCCTCATCAGAGGCGGTCACTGTCCCCCTGGAAGCAACCGTGAATTCTGAAACATTACGAGCCTATCTTTCTAATGAAATTGAACCTCGCTATACGCAGGCCGGCACGCCGCTTTCCCCGATCGCCAACACCACCAACTTCGCCCTGAGCACAACCGGCAACGGGCTGGATCTGGATCAATCGGTCACGGATATCACCGCCGCCCTGCTGGACCCCGATATCCACCAGGTCACCCTCTCCGTCACCAACGCTGCAACCGGCTCACTGGACTGGTCTGCCCTGGAAGCCTTTCTCAAACACAATATCGAATGGACCGGTTTCGACGGGCTGGTAGAAGTCTATGTGCAATCCATGGAAAACGGGCAAACCCTGCACTTTGCCACCTGGGATGGCGTGGATGTTACCCCGAACATAGCAACCACCGGCGCCAGCACTATCAAGGTGCCAATCATCATCTCCCTCTTCCGTCATCTGGATGAGCCCACCCCCGATGTCGTAATCGGGTTGATGGAGGAAATGATCATCAACTCCGAGAATGCAGCCGCCGACACTTTGATGCAGTATTACCTTGATGAAGACCGGGGACCGCTGATCGTCACCGAAGATATGGAAGCCCTGGGAATGGAAAGCACCTTCCTGGCAGGCTATTTCTATTACGATGCGCCCTTATTACGCTGGATCGACACTCCCGCAAACACCCGCACCGATATTGATCTCGACCCGGACCTCTATAACCAGATCACCGTCGGAGAGCTGGGCACGCTGATGACCGGGATCTATCATTGCGCAGCGGATGGCAGCGGCCTGCTGACTGAGACCTTCCCCGGTGAGATCACCCAAAGTGAATGCCAGACGATAGTGAGCATCCTGTCCGAACTCAAACCGCTCCAGTTCATTGACACCACCCTGCCACCGGAAGCGACCGTGGCGGATAAATATGGCTACGTGATCGAGCTGGATGGGTTATTACATTCGATCACAGACGCTGCAATCATCTACACCCCTGATGCAGATTTCGTGATCGTGCTCTCCGTCTATCAATCGGATTGGCTTTACGAAGTCAATGGGGCGCGGGTCATTGGACGTCTCGCCCAGACAGTATATAATTTCTTTAACCCTAATAATCAGGCCTACTGGTGGCTGGACTGA